One stretch of Bactrocera tryoni isolate S06 unplaced genomic scaffold, CSIRO_BtryS06_freeze2 scaffold_7, whole genome shotgun sequence DNA includes these proteins:
- the LOC120781434 gene encoding uncharacterized protein LOC120781434, whose translation MPNSSLTGPRTIIHKSDEMAQQKTVRECKVLIRKIHQSVCRMTGEDVDNVQTEIASTLPLNTLAAALEMDEKLKCDEFAATTKQFVLRIKGTSDSVHDVLRSLYTDELLYLCNWDGRGGKQPLSKFLLVSNILYDSFITYGLAMFKKQVRKAIEMSHHRHKQRIYRKRKTEE comes from the exons aTTATTCACAAAAGTGATGAAATGGCGCAGCAAAAAACGGTTCGTGAATGCAAGGTCCTCATCCGCAAAATTCATCAATCGGTATGCCGAATGACTGGTGAAGATGTCGACAACGTTCAAACCGAAATTGCTTCCACCCTACCATTAAATACGCTTGCTGCAGCTTTGGAAATGGACGAAAAATTGAAATGCGACGAATTTGCTGCTACAACG aaaCAATTCGTTTTGAGGATAAAAGGTACTTCAGATAGTGTACATGATGTGTTGCGAAGTCTGTACACTGATGAACTTCTTTATTTATGTAACTGGGACGGTAGAGGTGGGAAGCAACCTCTCTCCAAATTCCTGCTGGTTTCCAACATTTTATACG atTCATTCATAACGTATGGATTGGCAATGTTCAAAAAACAAGTTCGAAAAGCCATTGAAATGAGCCACCATAGGCACAAACAAAGAATTTATAGGAAGAGGAAAACTGAGGAGTGA